Proteins co-encoded in one Bradyrhizobium sp. 170 genomic window:
- a CDS encoding alpha/beta fold hydrolase: protein MRQDIRFCTTPDNVQLAYAVCGEGPPLVMSATWLSHLEHQWRSLAWRPWLDAFTRKHKVLRHDSRGCGLSDRNAGNLSFETWVRDLECVVEAAGFGRFAMVGTCWGGPIALEYAARHPERVSHLVLYGTYARGTQRRGDFPHDAERMRVMQDITRLGWANEDHAFLQIWSSRFQPGGGREHRRSWCEQMRAATSPDTAIRLFEIAGNIDVQDAARKVRCPALIVHPERDVNVPIGEARLLAGLIPHCRFVQLDTDNHMLLADEPAWDQLVSEVRSFLAEPGYSPAARRTGLPLEELTPRERAVLEEVAKGLDNSEIAAVLRLSEKTVRNHISRIFDKIDVKHRYQAIVLAREAGLGATFGSSVGPETGHLSRVLGAAPKARRDIGLKTPAFSRARMPTEGATRAPAGKPR, encoded by the coding sequence ATGCGTCAGGACATCCGATTTTGCACGACGCCCGACAACGTGCAGCTCGCTTATGCAGTCTGCGGCGAAGGCCCCCCATTGGTGATGTCGGCCACTTGGCTTTCGCATCTCGAACATCAGTGGCGCAGCCTTGCTTGGCGCCCATGGCTCGACGCCTTCACCCGCAAGCACAAGGTGTTGCGCCACGACTCCCGGGGCTGCGGACTCTCAGACCGGAACGCCGGCAATCTTTCGTTCGAAACCTGGGTGCGTGATCTCGAATGTGTCGTTGAGGCGGCTGGCTTCGGACGATTTGCTATGGTCGGGACCTGCTGGGGCGGTCCGATTGCCCTCGAGTATGCGGCGCGACACCCGGAGCGCGTCAGCCATCTCGTCCTCTATGGCACCTACGCGAGAGGCACCCAGCGGCGAGGAGATTTTCCGCACGATGCAGAGCGAATGCGGGTCATGCAAGACATCACGCGGCTAGGTTGGGCAAACGAGGACCACGCGTTCCTGCAGATATGGTCCTCCCGGTTTCAGCCGGGCGGCGGTCGGGAGCATCGACGCTCCTGGTGCGAGCAGATGCGCGCGGCGACCTCGCCTGATACCGCGATCCGGCTGTTTGAGATCGCCGGCAATATCGATGTGCAAGACGCTGCGCGAAAAGTCCGATGCCCGGCGCTGATCGTGCATCCGGAGCGCGACGTCAACGTCCCGATCGGGGAGGCCCGATTGCTTGCCGGTCTCATCCCCCATTGCCGCTTCGTGCAGCTCGACACCGACAACCACATGCTGCTCGCCGATGAGCCGGCTTGGGACCAACTCGTCAGTGAGGTGCGAAGTTTTCTCGCCGAGCCGGGGTATTCGCCTGCGGCCCGTCGCACCGGCTTGCCGCTGGAAGAGCTGACGCCCCGAGAGCGCGCCGTCCTGGAAGAGGTCGCCAAGGGTCTCGACAATTCGGAAATCGCCGCCGTGCTGCGGCTCTCGGAGAAGACGGTTCGAAATCATATCAGCAGGATCTTCGACAAGATCGACGTCAAACATCGCTATCAGGCGATCGTGCTCGCTCGTGAAGCAGGGCTGGGCGCGACCTTTGGTTCGTCAGTCGGGCCGGAGACAGGGCATTTGTCCCGGGTGCTCGGTGCAGCACCAAAAGCGCGTCGGGACATTGGCCTCAAGACACCGGCCTTCTCTCGCGCCAGGATGCCGACAGAGGGCGCGACCCGCGCGCCCGCAGGCAAACCGAGGTGA
- a CDS encoding ABC transporter substrate-binding protein — MVKQYLCCITVGSLLLALSASHPAWAQKRGGILRLASPASPANMSIHETATIVAEMPMMGVFNNLIVFDQHKPQVSLDTIVSEVATSWSWNEDDTALTFQLRQDVKWHDGKPFTAADVKCTWDLLLDKVPDKLRLNPRKTAYENLADVTTNGDYEVTFKLKRPQAAFPMLLAGGFSAIYPCHFTATQMRQHPIGTGPFKFVEFKPNEGIKVTRNPDYWKKDRPYLDGIEYTIIQEGSTADLTFVSGKFDMTFPFELSVPRYNNMRARVPDAVCELSPGTVNTHLLINRARPPFDNPDLRRAMALTIDRKAYVDTIGQGEGEIGGILQPPPAGLWGMTQDQIAKLPGYGLDVPKSREEARALVRKLGYGPDNRLKIKVTTRDWSVYRDPAVLLIDQLRQIYIDGELDLVDTAQYFPKIQRKEYTVALNLQTAGPDPDPIVQLFYGCGSNLNWDNYCNPEMDKLIEAQSREGDAAKRKQILWTIERKLANDDVRPIIFYRRGGTCERPYVKGLTIMVNSIFDSWRMEDVWLDK; from the coding sequence ATGGTGAAGCAGTATTTGTGTTGCATTACAGTGGGCTCACTGCTGTTGGCGCTTTCTGCCAGCCATCCGGCCTGGGCGCAGAAGCGCGGCGGCATCCTGCGGCTCGCGAGCCCAGCCAGCCCGGCGAACATGTCGATCCACGAGACGGCGACCATCGTTGCCGAGATGCCGATGATGGGCGTGTTCAACAATCTCATCGTGTTCGACCAGCACAAGCCGCAGGTTAGCCTCGACACGATAGTCTCCGAGGTGGCGACAAGCTGGTCGTGGAACGAGGACGACACCGCGCTGACCTTCCAGCTGCGTCAGGACGTCAAATGGCATGACGGCAAGCCATTCACCGCCGCCGATGTCAAGTGCACCTGGGACCTGCTGCTCGATAAGGTGCCCGACAAGCTGCGGCTCAACCCGCGCAAGACCGCATATGAGAACCTAGCCGACGTAACAACAAACGGTGATTACGAGGTCACCTTCAAACTGAAGCGGCCGCAGGCCGCCTTCCCGATGCTGCTTGCCGGCGGATTCTCGGCGATCTATCCCTGCCATTTCACAGCGACGCAGATGCGCCAGCATCCGATCGGCACCGGCCCGTTCAAGTTCGTCGAGTTCAAGCCCAATGAAGGCATAAAAGTCACCCGCAACCCGGATTACTGGAAGAAGGACCGGCCGTATCTCGACGGGATCGAATACACCATCATCCAAGAGGGGTCGACTGCGGACCTGACGTTTGTTTCCGGGAAGTTCGATATGACATTCCCGTTTGAACTGTCAGTTCCCCGCTACAACAACATGCGCGCGCGGGTGCCGGACGCGGTGTGCGAGCTGTCGCCCGGGACCGTTAACACCCACCTGCTGATCAACCGTGCCCGGCCGCCGTTCGATAATCCCGATCTGCGGCGGGCGATGGCGCTGACGATCGACCGCAAGGCCTATGTCGACACGATCGGACAGGGCGAAGGCGAGATCGGCGGCATCTTGCAGCCGCCTCCGGCCGGGTTGTGGGGCATGACCCAGGACCAGATCGCCAAGCTGCCGGGGTACGGCCTCGACGTACCCAAGAGCCGGGAAGAGGCCCGCGCCCTGGTGCGAAAGCTCGGCTACGGCCCCGACAACCGGCTCAAGATCAAGGTGACGACGCGTGACTGGTCGGTATATCGCGACCCGGCGGTGCTGCTGATTGATCAGCTGAGGCAGATCTACATCGATGGCGAACTCGACCTCGTCGACACGGCGCAATACTTCCCGAAGATCCAGCGCAAGGAATATACGGTCGCGCTCAACTTGCAGACGGCAGGGCCCGATCCCGACCCGATTGTGCAGCTGTTCTACGGCTGCGGCTCGAACCTCAACTGGGACAACTATTGCAATCCCGAGATGGACAAGTTGATCGAGGCGCAATCACGCGAGGGTGACGCTGCCAAGCGCAAGCAGATCCTATGGACGATCGAGCGCAAGCTGGCCAATGACGATGTGCGGCCGATCATTTTCTACCGCCGCGGCGGCACCTGCGAGCGCCCCTATGTCAAGGGCCTGACGATCATGGTCAACAGCATCTTCGACAGCTGGCGCATGGAGGATGTCTGGCTCGACAAGTAG
- a CDS encoding IclR family transcriptional regulator C-terminal domain-containing protein: MKRNVIRRKPVEPKSGADNDSDTRDGGVQSVDRALSIIEVLAEDDEGYRLTDLAVRTGLSTSTVHRLLATLEKRRFVQFDRTESKWHVGAQSFAVGATFTRRRNFTAQAMPYLRKLRDLTRETANLAVVDDESIIVLTRMESREIMRSLTKVGGRVAMVASGVGKAVLATYSDADVNAIICRQGMPRLTEKSIVRPGELFRELEVIRRQGYAVDDEEARMGLRCVAAVVYSDCSEPLAAISVSGMTTRVTEERVPELGKIVRDVAAELTVALGGVMPGAKPLT, encoded by the coding sequence ATGAAGCGAAACGTGATCCGGCGCAAACCGGTCGAGCCGAAATCCGGCGCCGACAATGATTCCGATACCAGGGATGGCGGCGTCCAGTCGGTCGACCGCGCGCTCTCCATCATCGAAGTGCTGGCCGAAGACGACGAGGGATATCGGTTGACCGATCTCGCCGTTCGCACGGGGTTGTCGACCTCGACCGTGCACCGCCTGCTGGCGACGCTGGAGAAGCGCCGCTTCGTTCAGTTCGACCGTACCGAATCGAAATGGCATGTCGGCGCGCAAAGCTTTGCGGTCGGCGCGACCTTCACCCGCCGCCGCAATTTTACGGCGCAGGCGATGCCGTATTTGCGCAAGCTGCGCGACCTGACCCGCGAAACCGCCAATCTTGCCGTGGTCGACGACGAATCCATCATCGTGCTGACCCGCATGGAAAGCCGCGAGATCATGCGCTCGCTGACCAAGGTCGGCGGCCGCGTCGCCATGGTCGCTTCCGGGGTCGGCAAGGCCGTGCTCGCCACGTATTCCGATGCTGACGTCAACGCGATCATTTGCCGCCAGGGCATGCCGCGCCTGACGGAGAAGTCGATCGTGCGGCCGGGCGAGCTGTTCCGGGAGCTCGAGGTGATCCGACGCCAGGGCTATGCGGTCGACGATGAGGAGGCGCGCATGGGGCTGCGCTGTGTTGCCGCCGTCGTCTACAGCGACTGCAGCGAGCCGCTGGCGGCGATTTCTGTCTCCGGCATGACCACGCGCGTTACCGAAGAGCGCGTGCCCGAACTCGGAAAAATCGTGCGCGACGTTGCGGCCGAGCTGACGGTCGCGCTCGGTGGCGTGATGCCGGGGGCGAAACCGCTCACGTGA
- a CDS encoding acetate--CoA ligase family protein, with product MSNSADAARKVAEPSAHQAVRQVLDAVKAEKRTSLTAPEGKVVCDAYGIPVPKEGVAKSAAEAAKLATGMGFPVVMKIVSPDILHKTEAGGVVVGVKTAADAEKTYETILANAKKYKADAKIEGIQVQQMLAGGTEVIVGSITDGSFGKLVAFGLGGVLVEILKDITFRLAPATKDDALSMLDGIQAHDMLKGVRGGDPVSREALADIIVKVSQLVSDFPEIVELDLNPVFATKKDAIAADVRIVVDFDYKPRPAPRPTDEIVAAMNRIMQPVGVAVIGASAEDGKIGNSVMKNLINGGYKGEIYPIHPKAAEILGYKAYKSVKDVPGVIDTAVFAIPAKFVAGALAECGEKKIPGAVLIPSGFAEAGAPELQAEIVEVGKKYNIRLMGPNIYGFYYTPANLCATFCTAYDVKGSAALSSQSGGIGMAIIGFSRSAKMGVSAIVGLGNKSDIDEDDLLAFFEQDPNTAIIAQHCEDLKDGRAFAEAAKRVSKKKPVVVLKAGRTSAGAKAASSHTGALAGNDKIYEDVFAQSGVIRARSLRQLLEFARGVPVLPTPKGENILIITGAGGSGVLLSDSVVDNGLSLMTMPPDLDAAFRKFIPPFGAAGNPVDITGGEPPITYVNTVKLGLSDERIHSLILGYWHTIVTPPMVFARNMVEVKKEMEAKGFVKPIVASLAGDVEVEEAAEYLYQNGIPAYAYSTELPVEVLGAKYKWARGAGLL from the coding sequence ATGTCAAATTCTGCAGATGCGGCCCGCAAAGTCGCCGAGCCCAGCGCCCACCAGGCCGTCCGCCAGGTGCTCGATGCAGTGAAAGCCGAGAAGCGCACCAGCCTCACCGCGCCGGAAGGCAAGGTGGTGTGCGACGCCTACGGCATCCCGGTTCCGAAGGAAGGCGTGGCGAAGTCTGCCGCCGAGGCGGCCAAGCTGGCCACGGGCATGGGCTTCCCGGTGGTGATGAAGATCGTCTCGCCGGACATCCTCCACAAGACCGAAGCCGGCGGCGTCGTGGTTGGCGTCAAGACCGCGGCCGATGCAGAAAAGACCTACGAGACCATTCTCGCCAACGCCAAGAAATATAAGGCCGACGCCAAGATCGAGGGCATCCAGGTTCAGCAGATGCTGGCCGGCGGCACCGAGGTCATTGTCGGCTCCATTACAGACGGCTCGTTCGGCAAGCTGGTGGCGTTCGGTCTCGGCGGCGTGCTGGTCGAGATTCTCAAGGACATCACCTTCCGCCTCGCGCCCGCGACCAAGGACGACGCCCTGTCGATGCTCGACGGCATCCAGGCCCATGACATGCTGAAGGGCGTGCGCGGCGGCGATCCGGTCTCTCGCGAGGCGCTGGCCGACATCATCGTCAAGGTGTCGCAGCTCGTCAGCGACTTCCCCGAAATCGTCGAACTCGATCTCAATCCGGTGTTCGCCACCAAGAAGGATGCGATCGCCGCCGACGTGCGCATCGTCGTCGATTTCGACTACAAGCCGCGCCCGGCGCCGCGCCCGACCGATGAAATCGTAGCGGCGATGAACCGCATCATGCAGCCGGTGGGCGTGGCCGTGATCGGCGCCTCCGCCGAGGACGGCAAGATCGGCAACTCCGTGATGAAGAATCTCATCAACGGCGGCTACAAGGGCGAGATCTATCCGATCCACCCGAAGGCCGCCGAGATCCTGGGCTACAAGGCCTACAAGAGCGTCAAGGACGTGCCCGGCGTGATCGACACGGCGGTGTTTGCGATCCCCGCGAAGTTCGTTGCCGGTGCGCTGGCTGAATGCGGCGAAAAGAAAATTCCAGGCGCCGTTCTGATTCCGTCGGGCTTTGCCGAAGCAGGCGCACCCGAATTGCAGGCTGAAATCGTCGAAGTCGGCAAGAAGTACAACATCCGCCTGATGGGGCCGAACATCTACGGCTTCTATTATACGCCTGCCAATCTCTGCGCCACGTTCTGCACCGCCTATGACGTCAAGGGTTCGGCGGCGCTGTCGTCGCAGTCCGGCGGCATCGGCATGGCGATCATCGGCTTCTCGCGCTCGGCCAAGATGGGCGTCTCCGCGATCGTCGGCCTCGGCAACAAGTCCGACATCGACGAGGACGATCTGCTCGCCTTCTTCGAGCAGGATCCGAACACCGCGATCATCGCGCAGCATTGCGAAGACTTGAAGGACGGCCGCGCCTTCGCGGAGGCCGCCAAGCGCGTCTCCAAGAAGAAGCCGGTGGTGGTGCTGAAGGCGGGCCGCACTTCCGCGGGCGCGAAGGCGGCCTCGTCGCACACCGGCGCGCTCGCCGGCAACGACAAGATCTATGAGGACGTATTCGCCCAGTCGGGCGTGATCCGCGCCCGGTCTTTAAGGCAATTGCTCGAATTCGCGCGCGGCGTGCCGGTGCTGCCGACGCCGAAGGGCGAGAACATCCTGATCATCACCGGTGCGGGCGGCTCCGGCGTGCTGCTTTCGGACTCGGTGGTCGACAACGGCCTGTCGCTGATGACGATGCCGCCGGATCTTGACGCCGCGTTCCGAAAATTCATCCCGCCGTTCGGCGCGGCCGGAAATCCGGTTGACATCACCGGCGGCGAGCCGCCGATCACCTACGTCAACACCGTGAAGCTCGGCCTGTCGGACGAGCGGATCCATTCGCTGATCCTCGGCTACTGGCACACCATCGTCACGCCGCCGATGGTGTTCGCCCGCAACATGGTCGAGGTGAAGAAGGAGATGGAGGCGAAGGGTTTTGTGAAGCCGATCGTCGCCTCGCTCGCCGGCGACGTCGAGGTCGAGGAGGCCGCCGAATATCTCTACCAGAACGGCATCCCGGCCTATGCCTATTCGACCGAACTGCCGGTCGAGGTGCTGGGCGCCAAGTACAAGTGGGCGCGCGGCGCGGGCCTGCTCTGA
- the frc gene encoding formyl-CoA transferase, producing MSKALKGVRILDFTHVQSGPTCTQLLAWFGADVIKVERPGVGDITRGQLQDIPNVDSLYFTMLNHNKRSITLDTKNPKGKEVLTALIKSCDVLVENFGPGVLDRMGFPWEKIHAINPKMIVASIKGFGPGPFEDCKVYENVAQCTGGAASTTGFRDGLPLVTGAQIGDSGTGLHLALGIVTALYQRTMTGQGQKVTAAMQDGVLNLARVKLRDQQRLAHGPLKEYSQYGEGIPFGDAVPRAGNDSGGGQPGRIVKCKGWETDPNAYLYFITQAPVWEKICDVIGEPGWKTHPDYAKPPARLSRLNEIFARIEQWTMTKTKFEAMEILNKDDIPCGPILSMKEIIEDRSLHATGTLVEVDHPTRGKYISVGNPIKLSDSPSEVTRSPLLGEHTDEILRQVLGFSDHQVAEIHDSGALDPPRKQAAE from the coding sequence ATGTCTAAGGCGCTCAAGGGCGTTCGTATTCTTGATTTCACCCACGTTCAGTCGGGTCCGACCTGCACGCAATTGCTGGCCTGGTTCGGCGCCGACGTGATCAAGGTCGAGCGCCCCGGCGTCGGCGACATCACGCGTGGCCAGTTGCAGGACATTCCCAATGTGGACAGCCTGTATTTCACCATGCTCAACCACAACAAGCGCTCGATCACGCTCGACACCAAGAACCCGAAGGGCAAGGAAGTCCTGACCGCGCTGATCAAGAGCTGCGACGTGCTGGTGGAAAATTTCGGCCCCGGCGTGCTCGACCGCATGGGCTTCCCCTGGGAGAAGATCCACGCCATCAACCCGAAGATGATCGTGGCCTCGATCAAGGGCTTTGGCCCCGGCCCCTTCGAAGACTGCAAGGTGTATGAGAACGTCGCCCAGTGCACCGGCGGCGCGGCCTCGACCACCGGCTTCCGCGACGGCCTGCCGCTCGTGACCGGCGCGCAGATCGGCGACAGCGGCACTGGGTTGCATCTCGCGCTCGGCATCGTCACCGCGCTCTATCAGCGCACCATGACCGGCCAGGGCCAGAAGGTCACCGCCGCGATGCAAGATGGCGTGTTGAATCTTGCGCGTGTAAAACTGCGCGATCAGCAGCGCCTCGCCCACGGACCGCTGAAGGAATACAGCCAGTACGGCGAAGGCATCCCGTTCGGCGACGCGGTGCCGCGCGCCGGCAACGATTCCGGCGGCGGCCAGCCCGGGCGCATCGTCAAGTGCAAGGGCTGGGAGACCGATCCCAACGCCTACCTCTATTTCATCACCCAGGCGCCGGTGTGGGAGAAGATCTGCGACGTGATCGGCGAGCCCGGCTGGAAGACCCATCCGGATTACGCCAAGCCGCCTGCCCGGCTGTCGCGCCTGAACGAGATCTTCGCCCGCATCGAACAGTGGACGATGACCAAGACCAAGTTCGAGGCGATGGAAATCCTCAACAAGGACGACATCCCCTGCGGCCCGATCCTTTCGATGAAGGAGATCATCGAGGACCGGTCGCTGCACGCCACCGGCACCCTGGTCGAGGTCGATCACCCCACCCGCGGCAAGTACATCTCGGTCGGCAACCCGATCAAGCTGTCGGACTCACCGAGCGAAGTGACGCGCTCCCCGCTGCTCGGCGAGCACACCGATGAGATCCTGCGCCAGGTGCTCGGCTTCAGCGATCACCAGGTGGCCGAAATCCACGATTCCGGCGCGCTCGACCCGCCGCGGAAGCAGGCGGCGGAATAA
- a CDS encoding vanadium-dependent haloperoxidase, with protein sequence MHANLLRLSVVVAMMATAPSTFANVITDWDQKALAVVAPMASLGGTSPYMAQRMMGMVHAAMFDAVNSIDRQYRPYVAQLPADPGTSKEAAAAAAAAAVLTTIDAKTADEMKVALATYLASIPDGLAKWSGVRLGEAAAAKIVAARANDGCDAPDVYRPRTTPGVYVPTPITISSMWPDMKPFALTRGSQFRPGPPISLDSKEWATDYNELREYGGQTSAKRTPEQTEIARFWLVGPPVAYHPFVRSLVTAKQMSVVDGARFMALVAIGLNDAIIAVLDAKYHYNFWRPITAIRNGDLDGNPATDREATWQPISNTPMHPEYPCSHCIQSGTVAAVVEAVLGSMDIPETAMTSPTAPGVTRRWTNMTAYTEEVANARIWAGFHYRFSTRVGTEMGLEIGEHVVRNVMQPALTAAPQQQLLPQGMIPAAR encoded by the coding sequence ATGCACGCCAATCTTCTTAGGTTGTCGGTTGTCGTCGCCATGATGGCCACGGCACCATCGACATTCGCCAACGTCATCACCGATTGGGACCAGAAAGCCCTTGCTGTCGTCGCACCGATGGCAAGCCTCGGAGGCACGTCGCCCTATATGGCGCAACGCATGATGGGCATGGTCCACGCCGCGATGTTCGACGCGGTCAACTCCATCGATCGTCAGTATCGACCGTATGTCGCGCAGCTGCCGGCCGATCCTGGCACATCGAAAGAAGCCGCCGCTGCCGCCGCTGCCGCCGCCGTCCTGACGACCATCGATGCAAAGACCGCCGATGAAATGAAGGTAGCGCTCGCCACGTATCTCGCGTCGATCCCCGATGGCTTGGCGAAATGGTCCGGCGTCCGGCTTGGCGAGGCGGCCGCCGCGAAAATCGTTGCGGCGCGCGCAAACGATGGATGTGACGCGCCCGATGTCTACCGCCCAAGGACCACGCCCGGCGTCTATGTGCCGACGCCGATCACGATCTCGTCGATGTGGCCGGACATGAAGCCGTTCGCCCTCACCAGGGGATCGCAATTCCGGCCCGGTCCGCCGATCTCGCTCGACAGCAAGGAATGGGCAACGGACTACAATGAGCTCAGGGAATATGGCGGTCAGACCAGCGCGAAGCGAACGCCCGAGCAGACCGAGATCGCCCGGTTCTGGCTGGTGGGCCCGCCCGTTGCCTATCACCCGTTCGTGCGCTCGCTCGTGACGGCGAAGCAGATGAGCGTCGTCGACGGCGCGCGGTTCATGGCGCTGGTGGCAATCGGGCTCAATGACGCGATCATCGCCGTGTTGGATGCCAAATATCACTACAATTTCTGGCGCCCGATCACAGCCATCCGCAACGGCGATCTTGATGGCAATCCGGCGACCGATCGTGAGGCGACCTGGCAGCCGATCTCCAACACGCCCATGCACCCTGAATACCCGTGCTCGCACTGCATCCAAAGTGGCACCGTCGCAGCCGTGGTCGAGGCGGTCCTGGGAAGCATGGACATCCCTGAAACCGCGATGACAAGCCCGACGGCGCCCGGCGTCACCCGCCGTTGGACCAACATGACGGCCTACACGGAAGAAGTTGCCAATGCCCGCATCTGGGCCGGTTTTCATTACCGCTTCTCGACTCGGGTCGGCACGGAAATGGGACTCGAGATCGGTGAACACGTCGTGAGAAACGTAATGCAGCCAGCCCTGACGGCAGCGCCGCAGCAGCAATTGCTTCCGCAGGGAATGATCCCTGCTGCACGATAG
- a CDS encoding GntR family transcriptional regulator yields the protein MPERKQTKAPPVMAEADIAIVRIAPETSFKNKAYEALKEAILKMDIYATPEQVMLDERALSERLGVSRTPIREAIAMLEQDGFVKTVPRRGIVVVRRTKTEIVDMIRAWAALESMAARLITTTARKKDITALRDFFKDFGKDRLPQDHVEEYSKANIAFHQALISLSESPVLVDMTNDILLHVRGYRQLTIGRKDRTATSLPEHLAIIEALEARDTELAEKRARDHTLGLAAYVEAHGQELFT from the coding sequence GTGCCCGAACGAAAACAAACCAAGGCGCCGCCTGTCATGGCTGAGGCAGATATTGCAATCGTCCGGATTGCTCCCGAGACGAGCTTCAAGAACAAGGCCTATGAGGCCTTGAAGGAAGCTATTCTCAAGATGGACATCTACGCGACGCCCGAGCAGGTGATGCTCGACGAACGCGCGTTGTCCGAACGCCTCGGCGTCAGCCGCACCCCTATTCGCGAAGCCATCGCGATGCTGGAACAGGATGGCTTCGTCAAAACCGTGCCGCGTCGCGGCATCGTGGTGGTCCGCCGCACCAAGACCGAGATCGTGGACATGATCCGTGCCTGGGCCGCGCTTGAGAGCATGGCCGCGCGCCTGATCACGACCACCGCGCGCAAGAAGGACATCACGGCGCTGCGCGATTTCTTCAAGGATTTTGGCAAGGATCGCCTGCCGCAGGATCATGTCGAGGAATACTCCAAGGCCAATATCGCGTTCCATCAGGCGCTGATCTCGCTTTCGGAATCGCCGGTGCTGGTCGACATGACCAACGATATCCTGCTGCACGTGCGCGGCTACCGGCAACTGACCATCGGCCGGAAGGATCGCACCGCGACCTCCCTGCCCGAGCATCTGGCGATCATCGAGGCGCTGGAAGCACGCGACACCGAACTCGCCGAGAAACGCGCACGCGACCACACGCTGGGCCTTGCCGCCTACGTCGAGGCGCACGGCCAGGAACTATTTACCTAG
- the oxc gene encoding oxalyl-CoA decarboxylase codes for MLNTATKSEAPGTEQELTDGFHLVIDALKLNGINTIYGVPGIPITDLGRMMQAEGIRVLSFRHEQNAGYAASIAGYLTKKPGVCLTVSAPGFLNGLTALAHATTNCFPMILISGSSEREIVDLQQGDYEEMDQLAIAKPLCKAAFRVLHAADIGIGLARAIRAAVSGRPGGVYLDLPAKLFGQVIDAAAGAKSLVKVIDAAPAQIPAPSAVKRALDVLKGAKRPLIILGKGAAYAQADDEIRAFVEKTGAPFLQMSMAKGLLPDTHAQSAGAARSTVLKDADVVMLIGARLNWLLSHGKGKTWGDAPKKFIQIDIEPKEMDSNVEIVAPVVGDVGSCVSALLEGMGGNWSAAPADWVNTVNKKRDDNVAKMAPKLMSNASPMDYHGALGALRTIIKERPDAILVNEGANTLDLARGVIDMYKPRKRLDVGTWGVMGIGMGYSIAAAVETGKPVLAIEGDSAFGFSGMEIETICRYQLPVCIVIFNNDGIYRGTDVNSGGSDPATTVFVKGSRYDKMMEAFGGVGINATSPDELKRAVNAAMDSGKPTLINAVIDPAAGSESGRIGNLNPQSVLKKK; via the coding sequence ATGCTGAATACCGCGACCAAGTCCGAAGCACCGGGCACCGAGCAAGAGCTGACGGATGGCTTTCATCTCGTCATCGATGCGCTCAAGCTCAACGGCATCAACACCATCTATGGTGTGCCGGGCATCCCGATCACGGACCTCGGCCGCATGATGCAGGCCGAGGGCATTCGCGTGCTCTCGTTCCGCCACGAGCAGAATGCCGGCTACGCCGCTTCCATTGCCGGCTACCTGACCAAGAAACCGGGCGTCTGCCTCACCGTTTCGGCGCCCGGCTTTCTCAACGGCCTCACGGCGCTGGCCCACGCCACCACCAACTGCTTCCCGATGATCCTGATTTCGGGCTCCTCCGAACGCGAGATCGTCGACCTGCAGCAGGGCGACTATGAAGAAATGGACCAGCTCGCGATCGCCAAGCCGCTCTGCAAGGCCGCCTTCCGCGTCCTGCACGCCGCCGACATCGGCATTGGCCTGGCGCGCGCGATCCGTGCCGCCGTCTCGGGCCGCCCGGGCGGCGTTTATCTCGACCTGCCCGCAAAACTTTTCGGTCAGGTGATCGACGCGGCTGCGGGCGCGAAGTCGCTGGTAAAGGTGATCGACGCAGCACCCGCCCAGATCCCTGCCCCGTCAGCCGTCAAGCGCGCGCTCGACGTGCTCAAGGGTGCGAAACGCCCCCTCATCATTCTCGGCAAGGGTGCGGCCTATGCGCAGGCCGACGACGAGATCCGCGCCTTCGTCGAAAAGACCGGCGCCCCGTTCCTGCAGATGAGCATGGCCAAGGGCCTCTTGCCCGACACGCATGCGCAGTCGGCGGGTGCGGCGCGCTCGACCGTGCTGAAGGATGCCGACGTCGTCATGCTGATCGGCGCCCGCCTCAACTGGCTGCTGTCGCACGGCAAGGGCAAGACCTGGGGCGACGCCCCGAAGAAATTCATCCAGATCGATATCGAGCCGAAGGAAATGGATTCCAACGTCGAGATCGTGGCCCCCGTGGTCGGCGATGTCGGCTCCTGCGTCTCCGCGCTGCTCGAGGGCATGGGCGGCAACTGGTCCGCCGCGCCGGCCGACTGGGTCAATACCGTCAACAAGAAGCGTGACGACAACGTCGCCAAGATGGCGCCGAAGCTGATGAGCAACGCCTCGCCGATGGATTATCACGGCGCGCTCGGCGCACTGCGCACCATCATCAAGGAGCGGCCCGACGCCATCCTCGTCAACGAAGGCGCCAACACGCTCGACCTCGCCCGCGGCGTCATCGACATGTACAAGCCGCGCAAGCGTCTCGACGTCGGCACCTGGGGCGTGATGGGCATCGGCATGGGCTATTCGATCGCAGCCGCCGTCGAAACCGGCAAGCCGGTGCTGGCGATCGAGGGCGACTCGGCCTTCGGCTTCTCCGGCATGGAGATCGAGACCATCTGCCGCTACCAGCTTCCGGTCTGCATCGTCATCTTCAACAATGACGGCATCTATCGCGGCACCGACGTCAATTCGGGCGGCTCGGATCCGGCGACGACGGTATTCGTCAAGGGCTCGCGCTACGACAAGATGATGGAAGCCTTCGGCGGCGTCGGCATCAACGCCACTTCGCCCGACGAATTGAAGCGCGCCGTCAACGCCGCGATGGATTCCGGCAAGCCGACACTCATCAACGCGGTGATCGATCCGGCAGCCGGTTCCGAAAGCGGCCGCATCGGCAACCTCAATCCGCAGAGCGTTTTGAAGAAGAAGTAA